The DNA segment agaaagaaaatgtccACAAAACTCACCTTTATGCATGCACCATGCTTTCGATGGCATATACAACAAATGTCAACCCCCCTTGAAGCCTTCTCCTGATATTCCATTTCCATATAAATTTAAGTAAGATCTATTAAACTCTCAAATTAGCAATTATCTAATGCCTTATCATGCATACATACCATTCCTTCTACAGGATTTACTTGTCCCCTTCTGAACGTTGACTCAAGAACCCACTACAAAATAGTAGGAAAAGTTCACTTCATCTCATTTGATTGAATAAGAGAAGAAATGTTAATGACCAAGGGGTAAGGAAAAATCACCTCAGCACAGAAAGCATGTACCCACTGGCCATCCACAGATTTCCTAAAAGCACCGGTAGTACCACCACATAAACCACAATGAGCAGCAGGATAAGATATCTCCCAAAAATTTAGAGATGTAGCTTCGGAGGATCTTGATGAGAACAATTCTTCACATAATTCACAACACCAAGGACCCAAAGGTTCCTTAACACTGCAATAGCAATCCAAGTGAACAGCAACCTGTAAGCAGAAGAACTAACTCAAAAACCCTAACAGATGAAGAGAATTTCCATTTAGGAAAGAAAAAATAATGGTTCCAAGCTAGAAAACCTTGCATCCAGAACAGACGAAAATAGGATTTAGTAATGTCTCAGACCGTCTGCAGATGTCACATGACCTAGGATGTTCTTTAGAAAAATCTGACACCGACTGAACAATATCAGAGTACTTCCCAGATGAAATTCGTGGAACAGCATCCCAAGCATCTTTTGATCTTTGTTGCAAGCTAATGCCAGCTCTCCCAGCACAAGCATTCAACTTCAATATATTCTACAAaggtaaataaagtaaaatagcATGCTTATCTGGAGGTATGAGAAAATTTCATAGAAAGAAAAAAGATCATGAGAATAACCTCTTGCTGACTAGAATCTTCACCATCTTTCCTTGATAGTGAATTTCTGGAAGAAGCAGCTGCAGCAGCAGTTGCAGCAGCCAATACAGCTTGTGCCTCCTTATGCCTTCTCTCTTTACGGCCCTGCTTCTTTGCTTCTCTTATATCATAAAGATATTGATTTGCAAGCACAGCATCCCATCTTTGTTCCCTTGCAGCTTCAACCTCAACCGGTAGACTTTTAGCAACTCTAGAAACCAGATTATCTGCAAGGAGAACATCGTACAAAATACACGTTCTATTGTTATAAATCAGCGTGAAACAGCACAAACATACACACAAAAGAACACTAGTGGAAAATTTGAATACCTGTAACACAATTTCTAGCAATTATGTTGTGCATTAATCTATCCTGATAATATATAATTTCCCCTTCCACTTCATCCTTCGGAGACAATTTGAGAGATCTCAATTTCCTAGccttaataaaaaaatctaaatcatCAGGTGTACAACTCTTCTCATTGCACTTGGGATGTTCACTTTCATGACTAGAATGAACACTGTCGGTAGAAGCTGCCACCAAGCAAGAGCAATCTCTCTCCCTTTTACCTGGCAAAGTGCAGCTAGTCAGACCTGAGTCGTGTCCAAAACAACTAgcacaaagaaagaagaaactgCTGACTAACTAATGACACGAAACTTACCATCCAACTCATTTAATGTGTTCATTCCGTCTTCAAACTTGCCTACTctgttgttacaaataaatttatCGTGCATCTGAAGAAATTTCTTGCGTATATAGGGGTggatataaaaattagaaaactcTTCACTTCTGCAATACAAAATTATCAAAGAATGAGAAAATATCTcatcaaaatagaagaaaagctCCTGTAAACAATAAACAAACATCAATTCAATTAAGAGAGAGACCTATAGACTATAGATTTAACAAATGTCTTTTCACAAAGCTTACATGAGATTCACAATTGGGAAAATGGAACTTTCTTGTTCTGAAGTTGCTACTGTAATCTTCTCAGgagttgctgccatctctgatcGACTCCTTTCAGAGAAGCCATCATTTGAGAGATCAGGTGAATTTCCtgttaaatcataaaattttaagttacagATGCAAACTATATCAAAATCATTAGAGACAAGAAATTATTTGATACACTATGCCCATTAACAGAAAACAACATAATAACAGAAACTTTGGGGCAAAAAGAAGAGGAGATGCCGGCAAAGGTATTTCATATTGTACAAACAATCCTTTGACCATATTGCCTAATTATAATTGCCCCACATTTCTGAAAACATGAACTTGTTTCACCTTCAGGCAAATGTCAAATATTACTTTCTAATTTCAGGAGGTAAACgactatttttaaaacaaattaaggGAGAAACTAGAAAGTGTATAGTCTTACAAAATCCTTGGGAGGATATTTGTAAACATGCAAGAACAAATGCTAAGACTATAAAAAATGCTAAGATCTAGCCTTAATGTTAGTTATTACAAGAACGTTTTGTAATTTATCCTTCCAAAGTGATGTCAGAGTCATACTTCAACTAAAAGTTAGGACTATAAGAAATGCTAAGATCTAGCCTTAATGTTAGTTATCTAACAAGTCATTGACTTACCAGCCTTAACATGTGAATCTGTTCTGCATAACGCATGAACACCAGGACAATAATAACAATGGTCTATTTACACTGACCATGGCATATGAAGCCAACAGTGTAACAATCAGCTCAAACAAATCACCAAGAAAGAAATTTACAAGGGAAGCCATATATCTAGAATAAAGCAGCATGGCAACCAAAATAAAATCTGAACATACCAGATCAAGAAAATCAGAACCCGAAACAGTACAGCAAAAAGTACAAAACCAAGCATTTCACAGACAAATAAGTACAAATCTAGAAAATAGACATTCATCTGCCTAGCTTTTGGCAACATATACAGAAGTAAATATTTCATAAAGCAAGCTAATAATTCTTTACTTCAACATAAAAATCAGAAGCATGTAAATCCACTTTGACTGACATGacgtaaaagaaaaaggaaaactttTGGCCACTATAAACAGCTTAGACACATAAACTCTCTCTCTTGGAACTCATCATGAACTTTAGCAGCAAAAGCaccgaaaaaggaaaaagaaaattaatcaattttcctACAAGTATGTTCCTTGCAAACCAAAAATTTGAAAGACAAGCCCCCTGGAATTAAAatagaaagaatgaaagaacaaCTGCAAGCGTATACATGAAAAGAATTGAAATATCAAAATACCAGCACTTAGAACGAGTGCATTACTTAACCCACAAATGTGAACCAGATCAAGAATATGATTTTGACAAAGGGTATTACATACATAAcagaaaataattcaaaaaaaagtacCTTCAGATGCAGGCAAATGCCTGTCTGAGGAGTCCAGGGAATCATCAGGCTTTGCTGAATTCTacacaaatgaaaaaaaaaatacccacttaagcaaaagaaaacaaaaggtaAGAGGGGAACTAAATAAAGAAAgggcataaaataaaataaaacctataaAAGCAGATATAAAAGGAACACATGACTAGATAAAGGCGCATAAGCATACTATTTCCAAAGCCGTTTCTTCTATAAAACCTTGAGACATTGAAAGAAGAAATCAGTGCGAAATTAAAGCACTTGGGCACTATCTTAAACATTTCAAGTTCTTTTTTGCACTTTTTGATTCATTAAAGGAAACAAAGTGCACATCATAATTACATGAACACatcttaaaaggaaaaaaaacagttgtaataaaaagaaaaaataagcaTCAGCTTCCCTTAAGATGAAGTAAAACATAAAATCTTCTCAAAGTATATCCTCTGTAATTCACCATTCAATGTTCATATTAATATAATAGATTAAATTAATAGTTTTATACATCACAAGGAAACTCTTCACTTTCACAACTATTGCACCTTAACAGGTGGGGCAGGCCAACTCTCTCTAAAACTCAAATTGATGGACAAAAAGGAATCACAGGGAGCAGAATAGATTTGTAAGCAGGAATGTATCTACTCAAAAACAGCACCAGCAAGCAACTTTCTAGAATCATACTATAAACTACAACTACAATGTCCATCCATACAATGGAATACACAATTAGGACGAATTTGATTGGGGATAAAGGGAATATCTAAACACTAAACAAATTCTAAGTCAAAGCAATTGGAAGAGAAGGGGCTCAAAGTTACAAGGGGAGGAGCTAAAATAAACCAGACGACTAAAACAAAAACCAAGTATCCCTTGTGCACCCTCATCTAAACCAACTCCATAAAACTcatcccccccccccaaaaaaaaaaaacctccaaacaaacaaacaaaaaaaagagaaaggatgcATAAACATAAAGCAATATGCACAAAAGTTGTTTGAAGTATAATCAATGTCAATGACTAAAAGTATCTAGTTAAATGGAAACAGCCCAACAGCACAGAAAATGGGCTCTAAAAGAAAAAAGCACCTGAAATGCTACTAGTCAGCAACCAATGTACATAATAAATGAGGAAAAGATACCAATCATGAAGAAAAACCCATGGAATTAATACAACCAGCAATTATTatcaacaaaaagaaaacataagATGTAAATGTTGGTTCAAAGACAATTCTACAGTATAATCAATTAAAAGGATTAAAAGTTAACTTGTCAAAAGACCTTGAAGctaatattaaaaattgatatcTAACCTTTCCAATGGCATCGAGAATGGATGCTTCACTTAAATCATATAATTCTTCCTTGGCAAGGCTATCAACCATAACTTTATCCATCACTAAACCATTGTCATTAATAATTTCATCTGATGAGCATATTACTTCATTATCCCTCAAAATCCTCGCATTGCTCTTGGTTCTTCTCCGAGGAGGCACAGACTTAACAGCAACAGGATTTGTTATATCAGACATAAAGTCCATTATATTGTCATAACCATCAGTTGCTCCAGTCTCATCCTTGGATGACATCAAAGGCTTTATcttaacttttaactttttgGGGGAAGAGCCCATATAAGCATGATTTTTGAGCCATTTCATTAATTTGCCTTGCAAGTCGGGTGCCAAGCTATCACCCTGAAGAAAGAAAGACCAAAAGTAacattaaagaaaattaaaggaAGATAAAAGCACAAAATGATAGCTAAAACTGATTTCCAAAAACAATTTGGGTATAAAGAAGCACATGATTGTAGGTATTACATCTAATGAAGCACTCAAAGAGTCATCCGAGAGTCCAACCTCCAATGCTAAATCTTTTACATTGACTTTTCCTTGGGCAATCAGCTGCATAAATTGTAGATTGTGATTCAAATAATAATCTGTGGCTTTCCAAACATTGAGAAAAAACCTACAAATCCTTTGCGTACTGGACTAGATACCTTCTTCAAAACCAGTGCAAAATTATGGGGGTCAGACGGGTCATGATCATTTATATTGCTCCTCTCCAGCAGCCCCATATCAACAAGCTGCTGCAAGTCACCGTATTCTGACAAAACTCGGGCATCTAATCTGGTATCAAAGAAGCCTATCTCTTGCAATTCACCATCACCAGATTTATCAGAGTTGTCATCTGGATCATGTATGTCCACTGTAATTTTGTCTTCATCTTTATggccaatttttaaattttgagatttttccgTAGATGTTGGAGAGAACTGGTTGGCTATAGAAAAGTCATTAGCGGCTGCACAAAGTTCTCCAAGCTGTGGGGAACTGCTGTTATTCCGGATTTCTGAATGCTTAGAACAAAATGCCCGCATCTCGATCTGTAAAAACACTAAGAATAGCTGAAGATTTATGATGAGAAAACCTAAAATAAGAGCAAAGCAACTACTAATCAATAATAGCAAAACAACTCCATAAAAAAGAacggaaaaaaaaagaattacatTATCACACCCGTATCTTGCCCAAACTTCCATTCTATGCCCGGCTTCTCTTGCACATAGAGGATGGAATGAGTTTCTGCAAGTGCCTGAAAAAAACACCCAAAAAAAGCATCCATCACAAGTCGAAGCATTATATACATGTTCAAAATAGAGGATTAATAAACAACAGAAAACAAACATGCAAGGACAGAAAATATTTCAGCCTTAAAGTGGCACACTAATTAAGTTAGCAAAAATTGTTCAATTGCAGCTAGGTGCCCAACATCATGAAAGATAAAATGTACATGATTGTTTACTTCAagatcattttagttttttctcaGAACTGCATTATTTGATAAACCATTAGCTATGCTGCGGGCTACATACATAATTAGtataacaaaacaaaaagaaaaacagataTTAAGGACATGGGAGGTAAATATACCATGTAAATCTAATGTTTAAATGACACATAATAACGTAAAAACACATTGCAATCCTGAAAAGCATAAGCATGCTTTCCTTCAGGGAGTTCTAGCAGCAGCTCTACAATAAGGAAAATTAATCCGTTACCTCAGTACAGTCCCTTTGAAACTCAGAAGCATCAGTTTCAGCTTCCAAcagaaaacaaaaatataatgattGGACTCAAACCAGAATGAGGGAATTTATCAACATACTACTCACCCTTCAGTTCCTAAAATCCCTGACAACAGTTATTATACCCCAGAGAAAAGCAACTGTTAACGGGAATTCAAGGCACCAAAGCAGATTTCAGGGGCAAGAAACCACAAACAATGGTGGAAGTTATGAGATCACAAACATTACACTTCCTAACTAGCTCAGGGTCGTGTATAGATATGGTGATACCCTTCCGATCCCGTGTAAACAAACCAAAAGATCTTCAGCAAAAACCCCCAAAATGTCAGCATAAGCAGTTCCTAAGGGTATGTATGTGTCTGAAATGTCAACTATTTGGAATCCCGGATAGAGTGATATGGTTATAAAGGATCTGCAATGAGGACACAGGCAGAAGCAGAGGAATTCATCCAAATTATCTTACCTTTCcattatttgacatttttatgaaAGGAACATGTATTATTAATGTTTTGGTTCTGAGTATTTGAAAGAAAGTAAAATCCTACAAATAATCAAGCAGCTTGTTGGCCAATAAAAGTAGATAAACTGATTCCCAAGTATCCTAACTGAtctaaaatatgtaaaaaatgaaacaaaataaaccaaaccagcaaaagaaaaagacaaagtaGTTGACCAAAGAAACAAGGTGAAAGTAGTTGCATGATTGAACTTTCAACTTTTAACTcaactttcaaatattttatctATTGTTTCTTTTTAACATTCGAATTTTCTCCAATCCTCATCATGTTTGTTTCATTCTCTTCTTGCATCTTTCTTCCTCATATGTCCAAGGCGGAATGCCAAATTACATTGCTTCCTTCTTCATGGTACTCTCAAAAACTACTCAAACCAAAAAATACTTTACTGGAAGAAGGGAAGAGTTACAAAATTAACAATGGAAGATAATACCCAAAGAAGTTGGTGAATATTTTCCATCAAACATCCTACTTCTAGAAGCTCCATTCCAAGTAATTCACGTTATTAAGAGAATAAATTCTGCAATTGCACATCCAATAAGTGGCTTATCTGTTACCCCACATTCAAAACACAAAAAGGAACGCAAACTTTCTATAAATAAGGATTCCAGAAACAGCGATTCTAATCAATCTTTACCAAATTCTATACCACATGGATGTAAACAATAAACCAAAAGCTGCCAAGAACCATGGAAAGCCAGAAAGCTGGATATTTAAATACCACAGCTACTAAAAAAGTCTCGCACCACAAAGCCTTAAGTTACCATTTTTCTTGTTTGTAAGCAAAACATTACAACCTCAAAATTAAACATCTAGCCTCACACCCACTCTTTTTATGAGAAATATCTAAGTTTATGTTCCAACTGCCACTGATAATATTCCTGACAATGAAAAAGCAACAAAATGTTGTAGACAACTATATCTTCTCCCTAGCAGAAATTCATCATGCAGATACTTAGATACAATTAAATGATGAGACTATTTCATAACTGTGGGAGAAATTGCTGCATCAAAATATGGAACCGGAAGAAGTCGCCAGGGGATGAAAAAGTGAGATCAATCTAGCACAAAAGGCAGCAAAGCAATCATTCACCCTTAACAGAAAGGGCAAATGTTTTAGATAGGCTCTTTAATTTGAATCATCCAACTTACTGTGTTTCAAACACACTATGTCAATTTCTGTTAAAATATGGGAAAAGAGAGCGTGTGGAAATTATTTGTATAAACAGTAAATAAAGGAAACAAAGACATTTTCTAATAACAAGAATCATCTACTTAGGTGATACCATGGAAAaaaaattcttcttttatttaaGCCATCATGCTTGATAGGAAGCACTTCAAAGAACATGTTTTACAATTGCAAATGTCTATACTAATGGATGTCAAAAGTAACCAAAGATTTGAATAAAAGGACGTTCTCCTTGTGCACCAACCAGAAAAAGAGAAGCAAGGTGATCTAAAAGAAAAGGTAGCAACAAACATACCATGACTGCATGGGACACAAGCACCATGCTTCACCCTGCATACATTACAGACTAATTTCTTTCTAGTTTCCTTTACTTCTCCCACATTAATAATTGGTTCCATCTTTGTCAAGTCTTCTACATAAACCTCAGGCATCCAGATCGAACAAAACATGTGAGCAAATTCCATAGACCCACTATTTTCATCACTCTTTTGGATGGGCTTTAAAGCACCGCCCTGCTTTGGACAAAGTGTACAGGGTTTCCCGGCATCATTGCTATCATTTTTCTGTTTACACCAAGAACATAACCAAGAACTATCAACGTCATTTTGGACACCATAACACTTTTGATGAACAGCAACCTTACAAGAACAGCAAACAACCAATCTGTTCGATTCTTTTCTGGTATCATCAGTGCAACAAAAATGACATAAAGATGAATTCCCATCACATTGACACGCGACTAATACCTTCTTCAGCCCGTCATCATCTCCAAGGAGCTTCCTCTTCTTAGAAGGCCGCTCTGATGTCAATCTCCTACTCCTAGACCCTAAAAGCCAGCCTAAGCCACTAGATGAATCTGAAACAGAACATCCTCTTTCTTCCTTTAGTGAAAACTGAGCTTGCGTTTCCACACTATCAATTTCCATTAACTGCTCAGCCTCCTCCTCGACCACcaccttctcctcttcttttccaACACCGCCATTTTCATTCCTAACATTTAAATGCTCTCCACAACTCACGCTTGCCTTCTCGCGCACGTCAGCATCCAAATTCCAATTCACCCTCGGCTCATCGCCAACATACGGAATAATAAAACACTTCTTCCTAGCAGCTAAAGAGCTAGACGGTGTAATCTTAAACAAAGCGTCAATATCCTGTAATGCCAAGTCCCTAAAATACTCTTTTGTTTCAACCCAAATGCTTCCACCTTGcttcttttccttttgtttcgAAGACTTCTTGTCCGCTCCAGAATGCGACTTCTTATGCTTCTTCCTACTATCAGCCTGCTTTAACAAACTTGCCAATCCACTAGGCAGCGTAGGCACACTCAACTCGGAAATGGAGCCACCTTCAGGTATATCAAAAGGGGAACGTTCAGAAAGAACTTTACCTGCCTGAGAAAAGAAATCGACACCGACATCATCAAATGACAATCGCTTCAACGCATTCTCAGGTTTCCACGCCGGACTCCGACCGGAAACACTAGAAATTGGGCGGCAAGGCCTCTCCTCAGTGCCGCAACCTCCGTCCGCACTCCTACCCATCATCTTCTTATGCCAGTGGCATAGGGCTCCCCAAATCCCCAACGCGCCCTTCGCATCCCATAACCGTCGAACCGTAGTCCTATCCTAAACCCTAATCTTAACCCTATCTCCGCCCCCTCGTAAAcacaaaaccctaaccctaaaaatcAAGCTACACTACCAGTCTTTTGCATGCAAAAGAGACAGAAGAACCAAAAAAAGGAGAGTAAATAAAGAGTAGGTTTTCAGTATATTGTGGTTCAGCTTTCAGATCCGTTTCAAAGTGTGCGTTGTTCTTCGTTTCTTTTTGGGAACTTTGGAAGAGAgcgaaatagaaatagaaatagaaataggaAGATAAGGAAATGTtattatagtaataaataataagaGAGAGATTCGCGTTTTATGCGGGCAAGGAGGAGAGGACGGTTCGTTTTAAGTGGGGTTTAGATAGGATGTGGCTGACGCAATACATATTTTCGTGTACTCACCTGATTGTACCACGTGGCATGTGGATATTGGTTTGAAACGATGAGATACAGCCCCCTTGCGTGTGTGTAGATATTATTATCTGGcctctatttctttttgtttttctagtCAGCGCTGACGTGTTTTCCAGCTTTGGAAAAATTCTAAGGTATCCTACGTGTAGATGGATTCAacacaaaaattattaaattagttttaaacCGATGCAccaaaatatgtttttattaattaaattcaagaGTAACGTttttatttggttaaaatatgtcataagtccctatattctttacaaattttaaatttaatccctatattttttttagaaatttaatctctcgatttttcaattttcaattcagttCAATTATTAATACtgctaatttttctaaatttattgttatgatattttgaaataaaaaattactcaCATGATAGCAATGTAACTAAAAGAATAAAGttgtaataaacttgaatttaggcaaaaataatttgaatgatattaacaattggacctgaatttcgaaatatgaaaagtagagaaactaaattcttaaaaataaaagtataaagactaaatttgttattttaagcTTTCCATTTTtgtgtatttgaaatattttagtttatgtgatttataataaattaaaaactaagtattaaacaatttataatatattaaataaagtgTTAGAATGAACTCGGTGTAAAAATAAACTATAATTGAAACATAGAAATAGGAGAAAGAAGATGCAGAATTCAAGCATAGAACAAAGATAATAATGTGTGTAATAAGCCAATTTTGGCCTGGACCCGAAAAAATAACAACCGAAGCCAAAGGATGCAATCAGTCGAAAACAAGTcaaaaagggccaaattgaaagacaatcatTAAATTGTGGCTAAATCAGAAAGATAGAGAAAGCCAAGGGATTATCAAATTTTGTTGAGTTGGTAAAAGgctaaaaatagaaatatattatttttattttattttattttattattaaattaattagcttATTTTTAGTAAACCTCATGTATATAAATAGAGGTATTTTGTTTTTTGAAAGGAGGAGGAATTACTTTTGGAGGACTTTTGGTATTCCTACTTCAATTTGGAGTTGGATTATTCACTCTTTTCCTATGTTCattagaattgaattattttcttttctctttcaattacgtgggaattttgtccatttcatttcaatttttttatttttctaaattcgtCCAATTGCTTATAGCCCTtctgtttttattt comes from the Gossypium hirsutum isolate 1008001.06 chromosome A06, Gossypium_hirsutum_v2.1, whole genome shotgun sequence genome and includes:
- the LOC107962480 gene encoding uncharacterized protein isoform X1, which gives rise to MMGRSADGGCGTEERPCRPISSVSGRSPAWKPENALKRLSFDDVGVDFFSQAGKVLSERSPFDIPEGGSISELSVPTLPSGLASLLKQADSRKKHKKSHSGADKKSSKQKEKKQGGSIWVETKEYFRDLALQDIDALFKITPSSSLAARKKCFIIPYVGDEPRVNWNLDADVREKASVSCGEHLNVRNENGGVGKEEEKVVVEEEAEQLMEIDSVETQAQFSLKEERGCSVSDSSSGLGWLLGSRSRRLTSERPSKKRKLLGDDDGLKKVLVACQCDGNSSLCHFCCTDDTRKESNRLVVCCSCKVAVHQKCYGVQNDVDSSWLCSWCKQKNDSNDAGKPCTLCPKQGGALKPIQKSDENSGSMEFAHMFCSIWMPEVYVEDLTKMEPIINVGEVKETRKKLVCNVCRVKHGACVPCSHGTCRNSFHPLCAREAGHRMEVWARYGCDNLFLVFLQIEMRAFCSKHSEIRNNSSSPQLGELCAAANDFSIANQFSPTSTEKSQNLKIGHKDEDKITVDIHDPDDNSDKSGDGELQEIGFFDTRLDARVLSEYGDLQQLVDMGLLERSNINDHDPSDPHNFALVLKKLIAQGKVNVKDLALEVGLSDDSLSASLDGDSLAPDLQGKLMKWLKNHAYMGSSPKKLKVKIKPLMSSKDETGATDGYDNIMDFMSDITNPVAVKSVPPRRRTKSNARILRDNEVICSSDEIINDNGLVMDKVMVDSLAKEELYDLSEASILDAIGKNSAKPDDSLDSSDRHLPASEGNSPDLSNDGFSERSRSEMAATPEKITVATSEQESSIFPIVNLISEEFSNFYIHPYIRKKFLQMHDKFICNNRVGKFEDGMNTLNELDGKRERDCSCLVAASTDSVHSSHESEHPKCNEKSCTPDDLDFFIKARKLRSLKLSPKDEVEGEIIYYQDRLMHNIIARNCVTDNLVSRVAKSLPVEVEAAREQRWDAVLANQYLYDIREAKKQGRKERRHKEAQAVLAAATAAAAASSRNSLSRKDGEDSSQQENILKLNACAGRAGISLQQRSKDAWDAVPRISSGKYSDIVQSVSDFSKEHPRSCDICRRSETLLNPIFVCSGCKVAVHLDCYCSVKEPLGPWCCELCEELFSSRSSEATSLNFWEISYPAAHCGLCGGTTGAFRKSVDGQWVHAFCAEWVLESTFRRGQVNPVEGMEKASRGVDICCICHRKHGACIKCSYNHCQTTFHPSCARSAGFCMNVMLAGGKFQRNAFCEKHSVEQRAKAETQKHGVEELKNMKQIRVKLERLRLLCDRIIKREKLKRELVVCSHEILARKRDHVTRSLLFHSPFHPDVSLESATTSLKGHTDGYRSCSESMRSDDITVDSTLSVKHQIKIPVSVENDQRTDDSSTSQSPFVPKPMDRVRFSGKQIPQRYSLASRNSLDNAERNLKLRKPIETFEKELVMTSDEASMKNSRLPKGYCYVPVDCLPKEKQHAQDACSDGQLEHNG